The following are from one region of the Stigmatella ashevillena genome:
- a CDS encoding AzlD domain-containing protein, whose amino-acid sequence MNAWPIILGMAVVTYVPRVAGLWLRARVPPFWQRFLRFVPIAVFAALAIPALPGGRGEAEVRILAGVLASAVSWRFRKLWLGIAVGMVAYWGLR is encoded by the coding sequence ATGAATGCATGGCCCATCATCCTGGGGATGGCCGTGGTCACCTACGTGCCACGGGTTGCCGGGCTCTGGCTGCGCGCGCGTGTCCCCCCGTTCTGGCAGCGCTTTCTGCGCTTCGTGCCCATTGCTGTCTTCGCCGCCTTGGCCATTCCCGCACTCCCCGGAGGACGGGGCGAGGCAGAGGTGCGGATCCTCGCGGGGGTGCTGGCCTCGGCGGTGAGCTGGCGCTTTCGCAAACTCTGGCTGGGCATCGCTGTCGGCATGGTGGCCTACTGGGGCCTGCGCTGA